In a genomic window of Pseudoliparis swirei isolate HS2019 ecotype Mariana Trench chromosome 20, NWPU_hadal_v1, whole genome shotgun sequence:
- the gmnc gene encoding geminin coiled-coil domain-containing protein 1 has product AGLMWSDGFSPHLQRNKQLQDTLLQREEELLRLQDENQQLRGFLGSAFVRNLQREAQKLNPDGRRKPKRRLMDVHDGSFQNRGPQFQSSQVRKRVCRNLTAEFSSSSSSSSSEPNLDLWVLRTLGLKDRDTIDTSAESSSGFGPGGLVRDLAESPETCAASPGRRFAAAGLTAQGGPPEEVTRSYRTSPAFRPPPSTEEPPFSRSAGGAEARPPAYWSPLRGPPSRDPISSSSPTPCSRTDVAFRMSLSPTSSVKTHSFPQGQAFVRKTTEGRCNFTWVPTQRP; this is encoded by the exons gctggtctgatgtggtctgatgggttctctcctcacctccagaGGAACAAACAG CTGCAGGACACTCTgctgcagagggaggaggagctgctgaggCTGCAGGACGAGAACCAGCAGCTCCGAGGGTTCCTCGGCTCGGCCTTCGTGAGGAACCTGCAGAGAGAAGCCCAG AAACTGAACCCCGATGGGAGGAGGAAGCCCAAGAGACGCCTGATGGACGTCCACGATGGATCTTTCCAGAACCGCGGTCCTCAGTTCCAAAGCTCGCAGGTCAGAAAGAGAGTCTGCAGGAACCTCACGGCCGagttcagctcctcctcctcctcctcctcctccgagccaAACCTGGACCTCTGGGTCCTCCGAACACTGGGCCTGAAGGACCGGGACACCATCGACACGTCCGCCGAGTCCTCGTCCGGCTTCGGCCCCGGCGGTCTGGTCCGTG ATCTGGCCGAGTCGCCCGAGACCTGCGCCGCCTCTCCGGGTCGACGCTTCGCGGCCGCCGGGCTGACGGCTCAGGGCGGACCTCCTGAAGAGGTGACCCGGAGCTACAGAACGTCCCCCGCCTTCAGACCTCCGCCGTCAACGGAGGAACCGCCCTTCAGCCGGTCGGCGGGCGGAGCTGAGGCCAGACCTCCGGCCTACTGGTCTCCACTGAGAGGACCACCCTCACGGGACCCCATCTCGTCTTCGAGCCCAACGCCTTGCAGCCGGACCGACGTGGCCTTCAGGATGTCCCTCAGCCCGACCAGCAGCGTGAAGACCCACAGCTTCCCCCAGGGTCAGGCCTTCGTCAGGAAGACCACCGAGGGCAGGTGCAACTTCACCTGGGTGCCCACGCAAAGACCGTAG
- the LOC130210696 gene encoding interleukin-1 receptor accessory protein-like, with protein sequence MSCDQRDSRQPQRYSIQPQRDSRQPQRDSRQPQRDSRQPQRDSRQPQRYSIQPQRDSRQPQRDSIQPRKLWTPVFIVLVLSDSEVSLLCRGSFPFLNSSWEIWWTVDGKTLDQLADQHRFSRTDRRERYVHGDRWEDSVLRIHDFQSEDLNREYNCSVRNGRGFETRRARLEQEGSLPSVELGCGLGVTLVLMLVLFVVYHVFWLELLLLYRSWFGTDERHTDEKQYDVYLSYARHSEEEHFVLFTLRSVLENQLKYSVCIFDRDSLPGGTITDDSWCCLPATPAGSQALLELQAGLEAMARGGHLRVILVQYRPVRWQAWVRELRRARVALVLVRWQGDKSKELTSRFWKRLRVELPVRRLSGEEVQEEAQEELGLMRMLSQNSTGSQTGLVRDTSKDQQMVLNSAA encoded by the exons atgtcatgtgaccagagagaCTCTAGACAACCACAGAGATACTCTATTCAACCACAGAGAGACTCTAGACAACCACAGAGAGACTCTAGACAACCACAGAGAGACTCTAGACAACCACAGAGAGACTCTAGACAACCACAGAGATACTCTATTCAACCACAGAGAGACTCTAGACAACCACAGAGAGACTCTATACAACCACGGAAACTCTGGACTCCTGTATTCATTGTGCTGGTCCTCTCAGACTCGGAGGTCAGCCTGTTGTGTCGAGGTTCCTTCCCCTTCCTCAACTCCTCCTGGGAGATCTGGTGGACGGTTGACGGGAAGACGCTGGACCAGCTGGCCGACCAGCACCGCTTCTCCAGAACCGACAG ACGGGAGCGCTACGTCCACGGGGACCGCTGGGAGGACAGCGTGCTGCGGATCCATGACTTCCAGTCCGAAGACCTGAACCGGGAGTACAACTGCTCCGTGAGGAACGGCCGGGGGTTCGAAACCCGCAGAGCGCGGCTGGAGCAGGAGG GGTCTCTGCCGTCCGTGGAGCTGGGTTGTGGTCTCGGCGTGACCCTGGTCCTCATGCTGGTCCTCTTCGTGGTCTACCACGTCTTCtggctggagctgctgctgctctaccGGTCCTGGTTCGGCACCGACGAGCGGCACACAG aTGAGAAGCAGTACGACGTGTACCTGTCGTACGCTCGGCACAGTGAGGAGGAACACTTCGTTCTCTTCACTCTTCGCAGCGTTCTGGAGAACCAGCTCAAATACTCTGTCTGCATCTTTGACCGAGACAGTCTGCCGGGAGGAa ccATCACCGATGACTCCTGGTGCTGCCTCCCTGCCACGCCTGCTGGCTCCCAGGCGCTGCTGGAGCTGCAGGCGGGCCTGGAGGCCATGGCGCGGGGGGGGCACCTGAGGGTGATCCTGGTCCAGTACCGGCCGGTCCGCTGGCAGGCCTGGGTCCGGGAGCTGAGGAGGGCCCGCGTGGCCCTGGTGCTGGTCCGCTGGCAGGGGGACAAGTCCAAGGAGCTCACGTCCCGCTTCTGGAAGCGTCTCCGGGTGGAGCTTCCTGTGAGGAGGCTCAGcggggaggaggtgcaggaggaggcgcaggaggagcTGGGCCTCATGAGGATGCTCAGTCAGAACAGCACCGGCTCACAAACGGGCCTCGTCCGCGACACCAGCAAAGACCAGCAGATGGTCCTGAACTCTGCTGCGTAG